A window from Streptomyces sp. NBC_00271 encodes these proteins:
- a CDS encoding Rv3235 family protein, producing MNKVMTRTKRRPGTRPPGRHDTRRPGTTPPRTPGAGAPRPAPGDSPPQAPAPQAPPAEAASRTLLLPPPADHPRPSPPPQPRPTDLFADRLLAVLSGQRPVHCMLRHTAGRAYDELAWLAERGPLRTRGTRPVVRDIGYYVARPGAIEAFARIGAGDRLRAMAFRLEQGPDLRWRCTAVELGGPRMPRPADD from the coding sequence ATGAACAAGGTGATGACCAGGACGAAGCGCCGCCCGGGCACCCGCCCACCCGGCCGCCACGACACCCGCCGCCCCGGCACGACCCCACCGCGCACCCCGGGCGCGGGCGCACCCCGCCCGGCCCCAGGAGACAGCCCACCGCAGGCGCCTGCACCGCAGGCACCCCCGGCGGAGGCCGCATCCCGCACCCTCCTCCTGCCCCCACCGGCCGACCACCCACGGCCGTCGCCGCCGCCGCAGCCCCGCCCCACCGACCTCTTCGCCGACCGCCTCCTCGCCGTGCTCAGCGGCCAACGCCCCGTCCACTGCATGCTGCGCCACACCGCGGGCCGGGCCTATGACGAGCTGGCCTGGCTCGCCGAACGCGGCCCCCTGCGCACCCGCGGCACCCGCCCGGTCGTCCGCGACATCGGCTACTACGTGGCACGGCCCGGCGCGATCGAGGCCTTCGCCCGCATCGGCGCGGGCGACCGGCTCCGCGCGATGGCGTTCCGCCTGGAACAGGGCCCCGACCTCCGCTGGCGCTGCACGGCGGTGGAACTGGGCGGCCCCCGCATGCCCCGCCCGGCCGACGACTGA
- the secA gene encoding preprotein translocase subunit SecA, whose translation MSVLSKIMRAGEGKILRKLHRIADQVNSIEEDFVDLSDAELRALTDEYKQRYADGESLDDLLPEAFATVREAAKRVLGQRHYDVQMMGGAALHLGYVAEMKTGEGKTLVGTLPAYLNALSGDGVHLITVNDYLAERDSEMMGRVHKFLGLSVGCILANMTPAQRREQYACDITYGTNNEFGFDYLRDNMAWSQDELVQRGHNFAIVDEVDSILVDEARTPLIISGPADQATKWYGDFAKLVTRLKKGEAGNPLKGLEETGDYEVDEKKRTVAIHEPGVSKVEDWLGIDNLYESVNTPLVGYLNNAIKAKELFKKDKDYVVIDGEVMIVDEHTGRILAGRRYNEGMHQAIEAKEGVDIKDENQTLATITLQNFFRLYGKLSGMTGTAMTEAAEFHQIYKLGVVPIPTNKPMVRKDQSDLIYRTEVAKFDAVVDDIAEKHEKGQPILVGTTSVEKSEYLSQQLSKRGIQHEVLNAKQHDREAPIIAQAGRRGAVTVATNMAGRGTDIKLGGNPDDLAEAELRQRGLDPEEHIEEWAAALPAALEKAEQAVKAEFEEVKELGGLYVLGTERHESRRIDNQLRGRSGRQGDPGESRFYLSLGDDLMRLFKAQMVERVMSMANVPDDVPIENKMVTRAIASAQSQVEQQNFETRKNVLKYDEVLNRQREVIYGERRRVLEGEDLQEQIQHFTDDTIDAYIAAETAEGFAEEWDLDRLWGAFRQLYPVKVTVDELEEAAGDRAGLTAEFISESIKDDIREQYAAREEQLGSEIMRELERRVVLSVLDRKWREHLYEMDYLQEGIGLRAMAQKDPLVEYQREGFDMFSAMMDGIKEESVGYLFNLEVQVEQQVEEVPVGDAAPSLEKKEDVVPAGARPEIRAKGLDAPQRPDRLHFSAPTVDGEGGIVEGDFANDDDEPVRSEADGLTRAERRKQQKSNGRRRKK comes from the coding sequence GTGTCCGTCCTCTCGAAGATCATGCGTGCAGGCGAAGGCAAGATCCTGCGCAAGCTGCACCGCATCGCGGACCAGGTCAACTCCATCGAAGAGGACTTCGTCGACCTCTCCGACGCCGAGCTGCGCGCCCTCACTGATGAGTACAAGCAGCGGTATGCGGATGGGGAGAGCCTGGACGACCTGCTCCCCGAGGCCTTCGCCACCGTGCGTGAGGCCGCCAAGCGCGTCCTCGGACAGCGTCACTACGACGTGCAGATGATGGGTGGCGCCGCGCTCCACCTCGGCTACGTCGCGGAGATGAAGACCGGCGAGGGCAAGACCCTCGTCGGCACGCTGCCCGCGTATCTGAACGCCCTCTCCGGAGACGGCGTTCACCTGATCACGGTCAACGACTATCTGGCCGAGCGCGACTCCGAGATGATGGGTCGCGTCCACAAGTTCCTGGGTCTGAGCGTCGGCTGCATCCTCGCCAACATGACGCCGGCCCAGCGCCGCGAGCAGTACGCGTGCGACATCACGTACGGCACGAACAACGAGTTCGGCTTCGACTACCTCCGCGACAACATGGCCTGGTCGCAGGACGAACTCGTCCAGCGGGGCCACAACTTCGCGATCGTCGACGAGGTCGACTCCATCCTCGTCGACGAGGCCCGTACGCCGCTCATCATCTCCGGCCCGGCCGACCAGGCCACCAAGTGGTACGGCGACTTCGCCAAGCTGGTCACCCGGCTGAAGAAGGGCGAGGCCGGCAACCCCCTCAAGGGCCTCGAGGAGACCGGGGACTACGAGGTCGACGAGAAGAAGCGCACCGTCGCCATCCACGAACCCGGCGTCTCCAAGGTCGAGGACTGGCTGGGCATCGACAACCTGTACGAGTCGGTGAACACGCCGCTGGTGGGCTACCTGAACAACGCCATCAAGGCCAAGGAGCTCTTCAAGAAGGACAAGGACTACGTCGTCATCGACGGCGAAGTCATGATCGTCGACGAGCACACCGGCCGTATCCTTGCCGGCCGCCGCTACAACGAGGGCATGCACCAGGCGATCGAGGCGAAGGAAGGGGTGGACATCAAGGACGAGAACCAGACGCTCGCCACGATCACCCTGCAGAACTTCTTCCGCCTCTACGGCAAGCTCTCCGGCATGACCGGTACGGCGATGACCGAGGCCGCCGAGTTCCACCAGATCTACAAGCTCGGCGTCGTCCCGATCCCGACCAACAAGCCGATGGTCCGCAAGGACCAGTCGGACCTGATCTACCGCACCGAGGTCGCCAAGTTCGACGCGGTGGTCGACGACATCGCCGAGAAGCACGAGAAGGGCCAGCCGATCCTCGTCGGTACGACGTCGGTCGAGAAGTCCGAGTACCTTTCGCAGCAGCTCTCGAAGCGGGGCATCCAGCACGAGGTGCTGAACGCGAAGCAGCACGACCGTGAGGCCCCGATCATCGCCCAGGCCGGCCGCCGGGGCGCTGTGACCGTCGCCACGAACATGGCCGGTCGAGGCACGGACATCAAGCTCGGCGGCAACCCCGATGACCTCGCCGAGGCGGAGCTGCGTCAGCGTGGCCTCGACCCCGAGGAGCACATCGAGGAGTGGGCCGCAGCCCTCCCCGCCGCCCTGGAGAAGGCCGAGCAGGCCGTCAAGGCGGAGTTCGAAGAGGTCAAGGAGCTCGGCGGGCTCTACGTGCTGGGCACCGAGCGTCACGAGTCGCGTCGTATCGACAACCAGCTGCGCGGTCGTTCCGGCCGTCAGGGCGACCCGGGCGAGTCCCGCTTCTACCTGTCGCTCGGTGACGACCTGATGCGGCTGTTCAAGGCCCAGATGGTCGAGCGCGTGATGTCGATGGCCAACGTGCCGGACGACGTGCCGATCGAGAACAAGATGGTCACGCGCGCGATCGCCTCCGCCCAGTCGCAGGTCGAGCAGCAGAACTTCGAGACGCGCAAGAACGTTCTGAAGTACGACGAGGTGCTCAACCGGCAGCGTGAGGTCATCTACGGCGAGCGCCGCCGCGTCCTGGAGGGCGAGGACCTCCAGGAGCAGATCCAGCACTTCACGGACGACACGATCGACGCCTACATCGCGGCCGAGACCGCCGAGGGCTTCGCCGAGGAGTGGGATCTTGACCGGCTGTGGGGCGCCTTCAGGCAGCTCTACCCGGTGAAGGTCACCGTCGACGAGCTGGAGGAGGCGGCCGGCGACCGTGCCGGTCTGACCGCCGAGTTCATCTCCGAGTCCATCAAGGACGACATCCGCGAGCAGTACGCGGCTCGTGAGGAGCAGCTCGGCTCCGAGATCATGCGGGAGCTGGAGCGGCGGGTCGTCCTGTCGGTCCTCGACCGCAAGTGGCGCGAGCACCTCTACGAGATGGACTACCTCCAGGAGGGCATCGGCCTGCGCGCCATGGCGCAGAAGGACCCGCTGGTCGAGTACCAGCGCGAGGGCTTCGACATGTTCTCCGCCATGATGGACGGCATCAAGGAGGAGTCCGTCGGCTATCTGTTCAACCTGGAGGTTCAGGTCGAGCAGCAGGTCGAGGAGGTCCCGGTCGGGGACGCCGCGCCGTCGCTGGAGAAGAAGGAGGACGTCGTGCCCGCGGGTGCGCGTCCCGAGATCCGCGCCAAGGGGCTCGACGCCCCGCAGCGTCCCGACCGGCTGCACTTCTCCGCGCCGACCGTGGACGGTGAGGGCGGCATCGTCGAGGGCGACTTCGCCAACGACGACGACGAGCCCGTGCGTTCCGAGGCGGACGGCCTCACCCGCGCGGAGCGCCGCAAGCAGCAGAAGAGCAACGGGCGGCGCCGCAAGAAGTGA
- a CDS encoding GNAT family N-acetyltransferase, translating into MDPVTLNTDRLLLRAVDSHDTDLVYEAVQDPDIQRWTTIPSPYLREHATGFTDQIVPDGWADGSMFTFGAFLLSGHLTGMLSISMRSLGVGEVGFWAAKEHRGNGYITEATLTAARWAFTSLAVDRLEWRAEVGNKGSRAVAERAGFTLEGTLRSALNNKGVRRDCWIGSLLPSDLGLASTAPYLPAPPVTP; encoded by the coding sequence ATGGACCCCGTCACGCTGAACACCGACCGGCTGCTCCTGCGCGCCGTGGACTCGCACGACACCGACTTGGTGTACGAAGCCGTCCAGGACCCCGACATCCAGCGCTGGACCACGATCCCCTCGCCCTATCTCCGCGAGCACGCGACGGGCTTCACGGACCAGATAGTGCCGGACGGCTGGGCGGACGGCTCCATGTTCACCTTCGGTGCCTTCCTCCTGTCGGGGCACCTGACGGGCATGCTCTCCATCAGCATGCGTTCCCTGGGCGTCGGCGAGGTCGGCTTCTGGGCTGCCAAGGAGCACCGCGGCAACGGCTACATCACCGAGGCCACCCTCACCGCCGCCCGCTGGGCTTTCACGAGCCTCGCCGTCGACCGCCTGGAATGGCGCGCCGAGGTCGGCAACAAGGGCTCCCGCGCGGTCGCCGAACGCGCCGGCTTCACCCTGGAAGGCACCCTCCGCTCCGCCCTCAACAACAAGGGCGTACGCCGAGACTGCTGGATCGGCTCCCTACTCCCCTCAGACCTGGGCCTGGCCTCAACGGCCCCGTACTTGCCCGCCCCACCCGTCACCCCGTAA
- a CDS encoding winged helix-turn-helix domain-containing protein, translating to MTSLPRPTTDLSAEEARRIALRAQGFLGAPDRRAGVRGILRHLGAVQLDTISVLARSHELIPYARLGAVGRKTVDEAYWTDTHAFEYWSHAACILPVEEWPHFAFRRRAYRSRPHWNHDLPDGTYDQVIKQLRTEGPLTATELGGAKKTSEWWDWSGTKVAVERALMYGEVVCTERRGWKRVYDLAERAVPEALLHDELDDTECLRRLVGLAGKSLGVGTRADIADYHRLKGEQVDAVIADSGLVPVTVEGWGKPAWADPAALETPPRGRHRTTLLSPFDSLIWERARTERIFGFTHRLEAYTPKPKRVYGYFAMPVLAGGRLVGRVDPAREGRTLVAKQVTLDGAKAVPAVAQALLEAASWVDCTNVRVERVDAPDLREPLAKELTRALA from the coding sequence ATGACGAGCCTCCCGCGTCCCACCACCGACCTCTCCGCCGAAGAAGCCCGCCGCATCGCCCTACGGGCCCAGGGCTTCCTGGGCGCCCCCGACCGCAGGGCCGGCGTCCGCGGCATCCTGCGACACCTCGGCGCGGTCCAGCTCGACACGATCTCCGTCCTGGCCCGCTCCCACGAACTCATCCCGTACGCCCGCCTGGGCGCGGTAGGCCGCAAAACCGTCGACGAGGCCTACTGGACCGACACCCACGCCTTCGAGTACTGGTCCCACGCCGCCTGCATCCTCCCCGTGGAGGAATGGCCCCACTTCGCCTTCCGCCGCCGCGCCTACCGCTCCCGCCCGCACTGGAACCACGACCTGCCGGACGGCACCTACGACCAGGTCATCAAGCAGCTCCGCACGGAAGGCCCCCTCACGGCCACGGAGTTGGGCGGCGCGAAGAAGACCAGCGAGTGGTGGGACTGGTCGGGCACCAAGGTGGCCGTAGAGCGCGCGCTGATGTACGGCGAGGTGGTGTGCACGGAGCGCCGCGGCTGGAAGCGCGTGTACGACCTCGCCGAGCGCGCCGTCCCCGAGGCCCTGCTCCATGACGAGCTGGACGACACGGAGTGCCTGCGCCGCCTGGTCGGCCTGGCCGGCAAGTCCCTGGGCGTCGGCACGCGCGCGGACATCGCCGACTACCACCGTCTCAAGGGCGAGCAGGTCGACGCGGTGATCGCGGACTCGGGCCTGGTCCCGGTGACGGTGGAGGGCTGGGGCAAGCCCGCGTGGGCGGACCCGGCCGCCCTGGAGACACCGCCCCGCGGCCGCCACCGTACGACGCTGCTGTCCCCGTTCGACTCACTCATCTGGGAGCGGGCCCGCACGGAGCGGATCTTCGGCTTCACCCACCGTCTCGAGGCCTACACGCCCAAGCCGAAGCGGGTGTACGGCTACTTCGCGATGCCGGTCCTCGCCGGGGGTCGGCTCGTCGGCCGCGTGGACCCCGCCCGCGAGGGCCGCACCCTGGTCGCCAAACAGGTCACGCTGGACGGCGCCAAGGCGGTCCCTGCCGTGGCCCAGGCCCTCCTGGAGGCAGCGAGCTGGGTGGACTGCACGAACGTACGCGTGGAGCGGGTGGACGCCCCGGACCTCCGCGAGCCCCTCGCGAAGGAACTCACCCGCGCACTGGCCTGA
- a CDS encoding response regulator has product MADSFGPMRDGDADGGVVGIGPDAGSSRKEPIRVLVVDDHALFRRGLEIVLAAEEDIQVVGEAGDGAEAVDKAADLLPDIVLMDVRMPKRGGIEACTSIKEVAPSAKIIMLTISDEEADLYDAIKAGATGYLLKEISTDEVATAIRAVADGQSQISPSMASKLLTEFKSMIQRTDERRLVPAPRLTDRELEVLKLVATGMNNRDIAKELFISENTVKNHVRNILEKLQLHSRMEAVVYAMREKILEIR; this is encoded by the coding sequence ATGGCGGACAGCTTCGGACCGATGCGTGACGGGGATGCCGACGGCGGCGTCGTCGGCATAGGCCCGGACGCGGGCTCTTCACGCAAGGAGCCCATTCGGGTCCTCGTCGTGGACGACCATGCCCTCTTCCGCCGCGGCCTGGAGATCGTGCTCGCGGCCGAGGAGGACATCCAGGTCGTCGGCGAGGCGGGTGACGGGGCGGAGGCGGTCGACAAGGCGGCGGACCTGCTTCCCGACATCGTGCTGATGGACGTACGTATGCCGAAGCGGGGCGGCATCGAGGCGTGCACCTCCATCAAGGAGGTGGCTCCGAGCGCGAAGATCATCATGCTGACGATCAGCGACGAGGAAGCCGATCTCTACGACGCGATCAAGGCGGGCGCCACCGGTTATCTCCTCAAGGAGATCTCCACGGACGAGGTGGCCACGGCCATTCGCGCGGTGGCGGACGGACAGTCGCAGATCAGCCCGTCGATGGCGTCGAAACTTCTCACCGAGTTCAAGTCCATGATTCAGCGAACGGACGAGCGCCGACTCGTGCCCGCGCCGCGGCTCACGGATCGCGAGCTGGAGGTTCTCAAGCTCGTCGCGACCGGGATGAACAACCGGGATATCGCCAAGGAGTTGTTCATCTCCGAGAACACCGTGAAGAACCACGTGCGCAACATCCTGGAGAAGCTGCAACTGCACTCCAGGATGGAAGCGGTGGTCTACGCGATGCGGGAGAAGATCCTCGAGATCCGGTGA
- the hpf gene encoding ribosome hibernation-promoting factor, HPF/YfiA family: protein MDIVVKGRKTEVPERFRKHVAEKLKLEKIQKLDGKVISLDVEVSKEPNPRQADRCDRVEITLHSRGPVIRAEAAASDPYAALDLAADKLEARLRKQHDKRYTRRGNGRLSAAEVADHVPGAATLNGNGTVVHEDDTDSVPTKKIGSLEVMGEGPLIVREKTHVAAPMTLDQALYEMELVGHDFYLFVDSETKEPSVVYRRHAYDYGVIHLSTDPMVTQAGPDAPGGALGG from the coding sequence GTGGACATCGTCGTCAAGGGCCGCAAGACCGAGGTGCCCGAGCGGTTCCGCAAGCACGTGGCCGAGAAGCTGAAGCTGGAGAAGATCCAGAAGCTCGATGGCAAGGTGATCAGCCTCGACGTGGAGGTGTCCAAGGAGCCCAACCCTCGGCAGGCCGACCGTTGCGACCGAGTGGAGATCACGCTTCACTCCCGCGGTCCGGTGATCCGGGCGGAGGCGGCGGCAAGTGACCCGTACGCGGCACTCGACCTGGCGGCGGACAAACTCGAGGCCCGTCTGCGCAAGCAGCACGACAAGCGCTACACCCGCCGCGGCAACGGCCGGCTCTCGGCCGCGGAGGTCGCCGACCACGTCCCCGGCGCCGCGACGCTCAACGGGAACGGGACCGTCGTCCACGAGGACGACACGGACAGCGTGCCGACGAAGAAGATCGGCTCCCTCGAGGTCATGGGCGAAGGCCCCCTCATCGTTCGCGAGAAGACCCACGTGGCCGCCCCGATGACGCTCGACCAGGCGCTCTACGAGATGGAGCTGGTCGGGCACGACTTCTATCTCTTCGTCGACTCCGAGACGAAGGAACCCAGTGTCGTCTACCGGCGGCACGCGTACGACTACGGCGTCATCCACCTCAGCACGGACCCCATGGTCACCCAGGCCGGACCGGACGCGCCGGGCGGTGCGCTCGGCGGCTGA
- a CDS encoding ComF family protein produces MRGWWQDLTDLVLPAECGGCGRPRTVLCPECRAALSGAAPRRVRPDPEPPGLPVVHAAAPYEDEVRATLLAHKERGALTLARPLGTALAGAVRAGLGHLRLPVPEGLPTAWDGCLRGGNGQLRPGGGQASAPLSGTGSLLLVPLPSSRQAVRARGHDPARRIALAAAGELRRTGTPARVLAVLRQRRAVADQAGLNSRQRLDNLAGALEVAAGGARLLAGGGRVVLVDDLMTTGASMTEAARAVRAAVAEIDPYLDIPYLDIDACVAEAGEARGERMTEATTVDTDRTQGARGMAGVSGVDDMICAAVVAAPPDSFEINRN; encoded by the coding sequence ATGCGGGGGTGGTGGCAGGACCTCACCGATCTGGTGCTGCCGGCCGAGTGCGGAGGCTGCGGAAGGCCTCGCACGGTGCTCTGCCCGGAGTGCCGTGCCGCCCTGAGCGGGGCCGCGCCGCGCCGGGTGCGACCGGATCCGGAGCCGCCCGGGCTGCCGGTCGTGCACGCGGCGGCCCCATACGAGGACGAGGTGCGCGCGACGCTCCTCGCCCACAAGGAACGGGGGGCACTGACACTTGCGAGACCTTTGGGGACGGCCCTGGCGGGGGCTGTACGGGCAGGACTGGGGCACCTGCGCCTCCCGGTCCCGGAGGGGCTGCCCACGGCCTGGGACGGGTGCCTGAGGGGCGGCAACGGACAACTGCGGCCCGGGGGTGGTCAGGCGAGCGCGCCGCTTTCCGGCACAGGTTCTCTGCTGCTTGTTCCCCTGCCGTCCTCGCGGCAGGCGGTGCGGGCGCGCGGCCATGATCCGGCGCGGCGGATCGCGCTCGCGGCGGCGGGGGAGCTGCGGCGCACGGGGACACCGGCCCGGGTGCTGGCCGTGCTGCGGCAGCGGCGCGCCGTGGCCGACCAGGCGGGGCTCAACTCGCGGCAGCGACTGGACAATCTCGCGGGCGCCCTGGAGGTGGCAGCCGGAGGTGCCCGGCTGTTGGCGGGCGGGGGCCGGGTCGTGCTCGTGGACGACCTGATGACGACGGGCGCCTCGATGACGGAGGCGGCTCGTGCTGTACGGGCGGCGGTGGCGGAGATCGATCCATACCTGGACATCCCATACCTGGACATCGATGCATGCGTCGCGGAAGCGGGGGAAGCAAGGGGGGAACGGATGACCGAGGCAACGACAGTGGATACCGACCGGACACAAGGAGCTCGGGGAATGGCGGGTGTGAGCGGAGTCGACGACATGATCTGCGCGGCTGTGGTCGCGGCCCCGCCGGACTCTTTCGAAATAAACCGGAACTGA
- a CDS encoding LpqB family beta-propeller domain-containing protein, which yields MVADREGSGRRRPARVGVYIGCGALLLTGCASMPDSGDLRGVESTPRQDSQVRVFALPPREDAPPAEIVQGFLEALTSDDARYETARKYLTASARKTWDPYRSTTVLADGPNPESEHSGTREGDDSYTLSGSKVATVDEQHAYAPDAGSYRTTVHLTLQKDTKQWRIDALPQGVVMGNSDFQRNYVSVNKYYFASNVTSGSGGPLGTVADPVYVRNKVDPMTEMVRSLLKGPTRWLDPVVTSSFPSDTELKKGVTSLSPDDRNRVTVPLNKRADRVGETQCNKMATQLLFTLQDLTPTGVDEVELQRSNGSQLCVVTESRAETVASHGTAKHPEYEYFIDAKQRLVRLPSGNSDKQPEPVPGALGVGDKKLRSAAVSRSEDSAAGVSADGSSLYVGSLVSGASLGDAVLHSQGAKADDRLTTPSWDGQGDLWVADRDPKNSRLLLLEKGAGTPLAVTAPGIDGRVQAVRVAADGVRIALIVQKDGKSSLQIGRIQRDTETGGRPLVSILELRSAAPQLEEVTAMSWAGDSRLVVVGRESGGVQQMRYVQVDGSTPVGTAPSALTGVKEVAASEDERLPLVAHSEEDGIVRLSSGEQWQKIVKDGTAPVYPG from the coding sequence GTGGTCGCTGACCGCGAGGGGAGCGGCCGTCGGCGTCCCGCGCGCGTGGGGGTGTACATCGGTTGCGGTGCACTGCTGCTGACCGGGTGCGCCTCGATGCCGGACAGCGGGGATCTGCGCGGGGTCGAGTCCACGCCGAGGCAGGACTCGCAGGTCCGCGTCTTCGCGCTGCCGCCCCGCGAGGACGCCCCGCCGGCGGAGATCGTGCAGGGCTTCCTGGAGGCACTGACCAGTGACGACGCGCGGTACGAGACGGCGCGCAAGTATCTGACGGCGAGCGCCCGCAAAACGTGGGATCCGTACCGCTCGACGACCGTCCTCGCGGACGGGCCCAACCCCGAGTCGGAGCACTCGGGCACCAGGGAGGGCGACGACTCGTACACGCTCTCCGGCAGCAAGGTCGCCACGGTGGACGAGCAGCACGCGTACGCGCCGGACGCCGGTTCGTACCGGACGACGGTGCACCTCACGCTGCAGAAGGACACCAAGCAGTGGCGCATCGACGCGCTGCCGCAGGGCGTGGTGATGGGTAACTCCGACTTCCAGCGCAACTACGTGTCCGTCAACAAGTACTACTTCGCCTCGAATGTGACCTCCGGATCGGGTGGACCGCTGGGGACCGTCGCCGACCCCGTCTATGTGCGGAACAAGGTGGACCCGATGACGGAGATGGTCCGGTCGCTCCTGAAGGGGCCCACGCGCTGGCTGGATCCGGTGGTGACGTCGAGCTTCCCCTCCGACACGGAGCTGAAGAAGGGCGTCACGTCGCTGTCGCCCGACGACCGCAACAGGGTGACGGTCCCGCTGAACAAGAGGGCCGACCGGGTCGGAGAGACCCAGTGCAACAAGATGGCGACCCAACTCCTCTTCACGCTCCAGGATCTGACGCCCACGGGCGTCGACGAGGTGGAGCTGCAGCGGTCGAACGGTTCGCAGTTGTGCGTGGTCACCGAGAGCCGGGCGGAGACCGTCGCTTCGCACGGCACGGCCAAGCACCCTGAGTACGAGTACTTCATCGACGCCAAGCAGCGGCTCGTACGGCTGCCCAGCGGTAACAGTGACAAGCAGCCCGAGCCGGTACCCGGTGCGCTGGGAGTGGGCGACAAGAAGCTGCGGTCGGCCGCGGTGTCGCGGAGCGAGGACAGCGCGGCCGGCGTGTCGGCCGACGGGAGTTCGCTGTACGTCGGATCGCTGGTGTCGGGCGCCTCGCTGGGAGACGCGGTGCTGCACAGCCAGGGGGCGAAGGCGGACGACCGACTGACGACGCCCAGTTGGGACGGACAGGGCGACCTGTGGGTGGCCGACCGCGATCCGAAGAACTCGCGACTGCTCCTGCTGGAGAAGGGCGCGGGTACTCCGCTGGCGGTCACCGCGCCCGGCATCGACGGCCGTGTCCAGGCGGTGCGGGTGGCCGCCGACGGGGTGCGGATCGCGCTGATCGTGCAGAAGGACGGCAAGAGCTCGCTGCAGATCGGGCGCATCCAGCGTGACACCGAGACCGGCGGACGGCCTCTCGTCTCGATCCTCGAGCTGCGCTCCGCGGCGCCGCAGCTGGAGGAGGTCACCGCCATGTCGTGGGCCGGGGACAGCCGGCTCGTCGTCGTCGGGCGCGAGTCCGGCGGGGTGCAGCAGATGCGCTACGTCCAGGTCGACGGCTCCACTCCGGTGGGCACCGCACCCTCCGCGCTGACGGGGGTGAAGGAGGTCGCCGCGTCCGAGGACGAACGGCTGCCGCTGGTGGCGCACTCGGAGGAGGACGGGATCGTGCGGCTGTCGTCCGGGGAGCAGTGGCAGAAGATCGTCAAGGACGGCACGGCACCGGTCTATCCCGGGTAG